A DNA window from Parabacteroides johnsonii DSM 18315 contains the following coding sequences:
- a CDS encoding PepSY-like domain-containing protein has translation MNAKISVFTIFASFALLFAGCSKDDENVPGGIEPPKTILDAFKAKYPDARDTEWTVNDDYYVIDFENNSLDNTAWFNHLGVWAMIKTDLPLSQLPTAISTDIKQGKYADWKMEEADTIGRAGMGTVYKVEIEKAEQETDLYYTLYGDLIKAVDNAKDDVDQPITVPEKVADLMELTFQGAELLDIENTTFGVQLAILDGKTLKIVELTQIYTWKSTAWKVSEQEVPTVIMDAFKTSEYGSDPVESIYMFTDANGAFHKFNVIHNGQVVTIEFDVFGNIVTNK, from the coding sequence ATGAACGCTAAAATTTCAGTCTTTACGATCTTCGCGAGTTTCGCCCTACTCTTTGCCGGCTGTAGCAAAGACGACGAAAACGTACCGGGCGGTATTGAACCTCCTAAAACTATCCTGGACGCTTTCAAGGCCAAATATCCGGATGCCCGCGACACAGAATGGACAGTCAATGACGATTATTATGTAATTGACTTTGAAAACAACTCTCTCGACAACACCGCCTGGTTCAACCATCTCGGAGTATGGGCCATGATTAAGACGGATCTGCCGCTTAGCCAGTTGCCTACAGCTATCTCGACCGATATCAAACAAGGCAAATATGCCGATTGGAAGATGGAGGAAGCCGATACCATCGGCAGAGCTGGAATGGGAACCGTATATAAGGTGGAAATAGAAAAGGCGGAACAGGAGACTGACCTGTATTACACCTTATACGGCGATCTGATCAAAGCGGTCGATAATGCTAAAGACGATGTCGACCAACCGATCACCGTCCCCGAAAAAGTGGCCGACCTAATGGAACTGACCTTCCAGGGAGCAGAGTTACTGGATATAGAAAACACGACTTTCGGTGTACAATTGGCAATCCTTGACGGGAAGACTTTAAAGATTGTCGAACTGACCCAGATATATACCTGGAAAAGTACGGCCTGGAAAGTTTCGGAACAGGAAGTCCCGACAGTTATCATGGACGCATTCAAGACCTCCGAATACGGAAGTGACCCAGTGGAATCTATCTATATGTTTACCGATGCCAACGGCGCATTCCACAAATTCAATGTCATACACAACGGGCAGGTTGTAACAATCGAGTTCGATGTATTTGGGAATATCGTCACCAACAAATAA